The following DNA comes from Chelmon rostratus isolate fCheRos1 chromosome 3, fCheRos1.pri, whole genome shotgun sequence.
aatataatgtaatataatgtaatgtaatataatagGGATGTGAAAGGGAGCACAGTGTTGCAGGTTGTTGGCATGAATTACCAGATGCTGATAATATAACATCTGGTCtagagctgcaaggacaaatcgATGAGctgtcaactattaaattaatcgCTCACTATTTTGATAATAGATTCATcggtttgagtcattttttggaaaaaaagttaaaattctCTTATTCCATCTTCTTAAAAGTGAATACtttctggtttctttactcctctgtgacagcTAAGTGAATATCTTTGGGCTGTGGACAAATCAAGACATTTGCGGATGTCATATTGGGCTTTGGAACACactgatgaacatttttcaccattttctaacatagaccaaacaactaaacAATCAATCAGGAAGAGATCAATCGACagtgaaaatgatcattagttgcagccctccTTTGGCCTAGTATAAAGGTTCACACCTTCCAGGTCTTCACTCCACAACACCATCATTCAAATCTAACGCTATCTCCTTGGAGGTTATGGTCTGCTCAGTGATGTCTTTCATGTGACCTCTGCCAGTCAAGGTTTGTTTCACGGCTCAATGACCGACTGCTGATCTTTACACAGCCAGAGAGGAGTCCAGAGGGGACTTGGGTCGCGTTACAAATCGACAAATATGTGACCTGTTCTGAGGTTAACCATTAACTGGCCGGCTGGCTCCCATCGTGCCGCGGGGAGCCATGGCGTGCCGCCCGTTTCGTCCTACTACCCACCGACCTGTGTAGAAGACGCTGGTGGCCAGGGGCGCCGCTGTGGTCTGGTCCAGGAACAGCTTCCTCATCACCATCCCGGCGGAATTCCCGGGAAACCTCCGCTCCAGGAACCGCATCCAGAAGAAATTGAagttgccatggaaactgaAGGCGAGCACGGCGACGTTCCGTGTGTGGGTCCAGTCCATGTTGTCCCTCCGCGAAAACCACTGGTGGACGAAGTCCCCCCCAGCGAACAGGCAGCCGTACAGTGTAACGTTGGTGACCCACGGAAACCGACGGACATGTCTCAGCAACGCCTTTCGCATTGTTTTAGTTACTGTCGCCCAGTggaatgaaatgagatgaaatggTGTTATTAAAAAAACGTACTTAGCTTAATGTGTGAGTTAGCAAGCTAAATGTCACAAATTACACGGACGTCATCTCAGTCTGGAAACCTCCGCGGCATCACGAACACTGCACATATCCGTTGGCTTTTCGATGGAAAACGCTCGTAAGGCTCATCGACGACACAGTGTCAATGTTTTTGGTGTAACGACCGTCATGAAGTAACAGAATCTTGGGACACTTGCTTGTTGTCGCGCACCATCCGAGAGCCGGCACAGGACTGTGAGTCTGCCACTGGCCGGGTCTGCTCTTTCTGCGTAAAATTACTACGCCCCTTTttacgtaaaaaaaaaaaaaaaaaaaaaaaaaaaaaagtacaggcGGCTACTGTTGTAGGGCGGAGCAAACATCTGAAGTCCTCGAGCAACCTTTGGAGCTCAGTCCGACAGAGCAACTCGGGGTCTAAGAGCAGCCTGTCAGGTCTGTCTGGAAAGATCTGGTTTTTGCTGTGaattctctgtctttgttttttttttcaggcctTACACCCATGTGGATATTTGGGACGAGGATATGTTAGCTGACTCATTTCTTTACACTGTTTCCAAATTAGGCTACTTCTGGCAaatcttttacattttctgatgTTGTCTCATATTTTCTATTGGCCAACAGATACACCAATACTGATACATCTGTGATAAGCTCAAATCAGGCCCAATTCAGTTCAGGCTTGGTCAGGTGTTAATGGGTAATGTAATATATAGTAACACCCACAAATGACAATGTTATCAAATGGCAATGGGCCAAGCAGCAAAACCTCTATTCTTCTATTCTAGTGCCTAGATCAGGAAGTTTCCACCCTTTCAACTTAATtcattctgaacacacacagaaaacacacatttcaaactaGATTTAaccatttacatttatttagtaATAGGTAAAATATGTTATGCTAACAAGTTGCACCAAATGCTTTAAGCACCTTGCAACCCTCTGAATAACACAACTGAAGAAAAGGCcttatacagtatatgttgttgatttcatttttaagttgttaaaaactaaaatcatGGTTGGTTGCATTTGACAAGAATCTATATCATCCCTTGCAGAAGACTACtatacacatttacacatgcagtttctgaaaacagacacattcaTAGCCAAGTGTACCGCAGGATTTAGAGTATGTGATGAAATATCATATTCCACTCTCATTAAGAAGGTGCATTTGtagagaaaaataaactttgCTCAACTCTACAACAATACAGAGCATTGGCAATTAGTAATTCCCTGTTTAAGACAAAGTGccaaaataaatatattcttCGTTGTTGTTGCAGCAAGTTTCACTTCCTTAACAGTAGGTCAGGCTCTACATTTAAGGACCATGCACAATTTTTAGTCAATTTACTTCATATCGTACACATATTTCCTAAGCATACCAAAGTTTTTAGATTGATGTCATACCTCCCAGAAATGTATTGGTTTTCAGAACTTGCTTGAGATAGGCAAGGTTTGATTTCCTGGTGACAAAGTAGCTGACAACATTAACTGACAAAAATTTAAAAGGCaactaaatacattttgaattatGTAGGTTGATTGGCTTTACTAGTATCAACTGAACAATGAATGCATGCATGGTAGgaaatgaatagaaaacaacagtttgttaCAAGTGTTgggcaaaaaaaacatacaaaatgaTAAGACTGGTCTTTTGATTGGACATGAGACAGCAAGGTTATATTTCCTTCGAGAATCAGAACAATCAAGCTTGGTATGACATTAACCTCGACTGGCAACAAAGCCGATGGTGTAACTTGCAGACTTTACACCACCTCATAAAATAGGAGAAGTTAACTGTTAGTTATTAACAGAATCACTTGtacttcctctgctctctctacTGGACCAGCCAGACGAGTCAGGAGAGCCATTCAACACACATGGTTCAGTTGGGGGTTACCTCAAGGctaagacacaaacaaaaaacagacagtgggTGGATTGGTCACAGTGTATCCATTGAGCTGAGAGGCAAAAACAGTCAGGTTCCATGTTAAGGTTGAGTGAGAGATACAGCAGGACTAGACAGCCCTCTCCCAGTCCCCTGTTTGAGCCCTGTGGTAGAGCTGTGGCTGACTCCCGGGGAACAGGCTATCAGAGTTTGGGTGTTCTAAAAGGAACCGGATGGTGGACTTCATGTGCTGGACGAAGTGTGGCGGCTCAGCCATTGGAGAGGTGGACAGGTACTGGGCATGAGAGAGAGATACCAGAGTCAGAGTCTGTATTATTTCAATTTCTGCACTGCTGCTTCACACTTACTCCAGGAGTGGCTGAAACATTACAGAGGCCTTGAGGGAAGCATGAAAAAATAGCCAAGTAAACTTTACCTTTAAAATTGTGTCATCATTTTGTGACAACCAGAAGGCAATATCCAGATTAGGAGACCACTTGCATGGGCCAATTTTAACCATTCCTCGACTTGAGTCATATATGTCAgccatctgcaggacaacaaaacattcatttttgaagagaggtttttttttttttttttttcaagaatgAGATTGTGTCCTACTGAATCAAACAATCACCACACTGTTAATTTTAAGGGAAAGAGCACAGTATTCTTTATCTGTTTATGATTATAATCCCATAACACTTAAACATGGTCGGGACTTTTTGAATGAAACGAAGACtaatgagttttgttttgtttatgggGCACACTTCTGGAGTTTTTCAcacaacattttacatttatagtACCTGTCCCCCAGTGAAGGTCCTTGCAGATCGCAGCTCCTCTGCAGGTCCTTTATGAGTGAATGATGAAGGGAACACATCCCCTGTTTTAACGTTTACACCTGTGCAGAAACAGAGATAGACACAAAATATTAGAGGTCACGTGGCATGGAAGCACTGCACCTCTCTCACTCTGTAGCTTATTCATCACTTACCTATTCCATATACAACAGGCCTATGAGTTCCATCAATGACAATGTCATTGATTTCTACAAAAACAGAGAACCAGAGGATTTATTGGATGAAGACATCACTGGTATAATATTTCATAACAATAGCAAAGTCAAAACAGGTGTCAAAGCTACCTGTGATGCAACATGTTTCCAGATGAAtatcctctttctgtttctggaACGCTGCTGTAAAGTGAAAAAGAGTCATTCTAAGTGTTACAAAGCTCAAATTCTGACAGCATTATATTACCATGAGACATGAGGTAATTAGAAAGACTATACCCAGTATGTTAAGGCTGAGCTTATGGGATGTTTTCGACTCATCGTTAAATCCCCCGACAAGATGGAGCTCAAGTCTGCATAATGGAAAGCAAAGCGAAGGGAATGAAGAACATCTGAATAGGTTGTAAACTTttattgtatgtgtttgtttgcgtgtCTCATACCTGCCCTCCTTGCTGCCGTTACTCAGTGATGTGACAGCTTTCACAAGGAGCGGGACTTCAGACCAGGTGCTGGAACCATCACAGTGAGCAAGGCAAACAGCTCCACTTCCTAATAAAATTCAATCATAGCAGACGTTAAAAATGCCACTCTTGACTATATACACACCGGCAGAATAGGGCACACAGCATAAATCTAATAAAAGAAACATTACCGGTGTGTCGCAGCACAACCAAATGGCAGGTGGTGGCATCATCAGATCCAATTACTGACACACTGTCTGTGATAGGCAAGACATAAAGCATCTGTTATGATCCAGAATGGTTAACTGGGTGCAATATCTGGGAGTTAGCGAGAGGATAACAAATGTTGAGCTGAGAAAAGAGAAACGCTAGTGATGAATCATCAGGCTTTACTCACTGTCTGCTGGTGTGGTTGCAGCAAATTCCCTTTGATGGACATACAAGAGGCACTTTGGGTCGACATCAACAAGCGGCTTGGAGCGAAATGTTCTTCCATTTTCCTGTGACACAAGTGTAAAGTGGCTTTGTGGATGAGTCTCATTTACATCAATACACTATCAGGCTTTGATATTCATTAGTGTTACTTCAGTTAATACAGACTATAAACCTTCATCTAGGGTCTTATTggtcttattattatttgacaACACAATTTAGTTTGATATTTGTCATAGAGAATGAAAAGGTAGCCTAATTCACACTTATCTTTCAACTGATGACAGAAAGGTCTCACTAAATTTctttattaataaaaacaatattttttcaaaACTACTTTCCACAGAAGGGAGTTATCAAATGGTCGAAACATTTGTTCATTAGATGAACAGTCATGCTCCTTCCATTCCCATTTCTTTCTTATTCAGCAGTTGATTATTTCATTGAATCTCATTTAGGATAAGTTCCACTtcttaagaaaaaaatgaagatgtgTCAGTTTGCGCTATGATCCGTGAGTGATCTGCGTTCCGTCCATAAATGTAACGCTAATCACCATCAACTGCTCGTCTGTCATAGAGTGACTACTTACAGAAAGGAACTGTTAGGTTACCTGGCGATGACAGCTAGCTCAGCAAGCTAAATTTAGCTGAACTTTCTGGAAACAAACCTTTAAATGTGGATATTTGTCGAACAGTTCCGCTGTCGAGTTTATGCGCCCAAGTCCTCTATTTTGAATAAGCAAAGGCATTTCCTGAAGCGAGGACCACTAAAACATGAAGCGGTTACCATATTATTGCAAAAAGACCAGTAACTTCATATTCCTGTTATCTAAATATACACATATCGCAGTAACGGCAAAACCTGTCGGTCAACTGGCTTGAACTTCCTGGAAGGCTGTCTTCTTCTACTGCTTCAACGAAAACAAGCTCACTGCATGACACATCGCCACCAACTGTTAAAAAGCACGAACGTGTACACGAATTAAATTCACCATTATTTCTGAGCTGACATTTGTACGTAGCATCCGTTCTATCCAAACGATGCTACGTGGACTTACTAGTTGAAGTTACGTCGCTAAAGAGggcagggaaggaaggaggaggaggaggagggacgcgGCCGTAAAGCTACGTGACGCATACAACAATTCTTTACCAAAATCATTATTTAAGCGTTATTATTGACTAATATACATTAAGTTTCGTAGGCGTGAATTGTCATTATTATCTAGCACTTTTTAACAGCACAACGTAAAAACGTTTAAGCTTACGTGACAAATACTGCGGAGAGGATAGTCTAACAGTTAACGTTAGTTTTTTCGCCAAAATGAGAGGGGGTTCGTCCtatggagacagagacagggaccGTGGACGAGACAGGTATGTTTTTACTTCATATACGGATTTACCACAGCATTAGTGTTGCATAATGTCTAGACATCGCAGTAACTTTGACTCAAAACACGTTTGGACTCCTGTGTTATCTCAACAGTGGAGCGATAAGAGCAACACGAAAACAAATTACCCTCAAACCTCCTCAAGGCCTCTCTTCAGTTTGTTGATACTTTCACGGTAAACATTGCAATAAGTTTTAGATGACAGAATATTACTAGCGTAATATTGACCGTTAGGTGTCCCCAACCAGGGTCATGTTGACGCCAAAGTCTGCAGACTGGGTCACAAACATTTATCCTCTCACGTGAAATGTTGGCCAGAAGGTGGCGCTAAAGGTGAGGGAACGGGATCACCAAAATGCCTTCTGTAGCAGTGTGGTGTTTACACAGTAAATGTTATACTCTAAGTCGACATAGTTATATCAATTTTAATATGTATGGTTAATCCAGACTTGAAGCCTGTGGACATGTAGACGGAGGTGAGCATTAATATTAGACCCAGCTGAAAATCATCACACTAATTGGCTGTGCAGTTTGCGTTTATGTCTGACTGCACATTTGAGCACACAAACCGGGCAGTATAACATGCAAATGAGAATTAGTAAGTCtaggtgtatgtgtgcatttcatAACATCAGAATATAATAGCACTTATGCATTGAAAATAAGTCAGACAGATAGATAAATGACTTCAGATAAATGTAGAACATTTAGGCTGTGTAAATAGTGCATAACTTACATCAGCAGATGGTAGAGATCTGTAATAAAACAGTCCACACACATCAAGTCTACATGAACTCCTTGTGGACTTGATGAAATACACAATTCCCACTCTGAACTTCATGAGAATAATACTTCTGCAAGTGCAGTGAAGTCTGGGCGTATGGATTCAGCCATAAGTATGTTGGTCACAGACAAACCTAAAAGATGGAAATCATAATCATCACGTGATCTCTTTGGTGAAGGTGGTACCTGCAGCGACACAGTCACTGTGGATAGCCAGTCACTGGCACGATGTAAGCAAACATTGATGCAGGTAAGGCTGCAGCCTGCCTTTCTGATTGACCACTGCTCTTTTTGTCTTAACCCTCATCCCTCAGGCCACGGTTTGGGGCCATGAGCGGTCGCAGTGGACCCCCACCAATGAAGTTTGGGAATCCAGGTGAACGTCTCCGCAAGAAGCGGTGGAACCTGGATGAGCTGCCAAAATTTGAGAAGAACTTCTACACCGAACACCCTGAGGTCCAACACATGAGTCAGgtaaacctttattttttctctctcccttacACTCACAAACAATAAGTGAATCATAAATTTACTTTAAAATTTGAGAGCATGACAAAGTATTGGATTTGAGTGTATTTCCATTATTGTCCCCCATTTTTAAACTATTTAGATGACCATCATCATTTGTCCTGTTGTTGCAGACAATATTAAtacacaaagcaacaaatattaacatattaaaCCCATAAATTATAAAGTATAGTCATGCCTTGTGATCATATTTCTTTGCCAAGTCAGTAATTTCTGCAGAAATATTAATTTATACCCTGTGTCcaaaatgcccccccccccattcacTGTTTTATCCAGTATGAGATGGAAGAGCTTCGCAGGAAGAAGGAGATCACCGTCAGAGGCTCTGGCTCTTCAAAGGCGATCACAGCTTTCCACCAGGCGCAGTTTCCTCGTTAGTGAACCATATGTTACATAAACTATAATGTCTGCGCAGACAATCTCTGAGAAACATTAGCATCTACAgtaaataattcattcattcactccaGCATCTAAGGACctcaaaatatatatttttttgttttgaagccCCTTGCTAGTTtaatataaacaaacaatacaacTGGTGTAAATGAGTCGCAGTGTTGGTAAAATGTGTTCTACTAGGAATAGTTGTCCGTTTACAGGAAGGAAATATTTTTAAGAAAGATAGAACCCAAAGTAACAGTCTATCCGTGTGATTGTCATGTTGATTGTGTCCCTTCTGGCAGAGTATGTGATGGATGTGCTGATGCAGCAAAACTTCAA
Coding sequences within:
- the ntan1 gene encoding protein N-terminal asparagine amidohydrolase is translated as MPLLIQNRGLGRINSTAELFDKYPHLKENGRTFRSKPLVDVDPKCLLYVHQREFAATTPADNSVSVIGSDDATTCHLVVLRHTGSGAVCLAHCDGSSTWSEVPLLVKAVTSLSNGSKEGRLELHLVGGFNDESKTSHKLSLNILAAFQKQKEDIHLETCCITEINDIVIDGTHRPVVYGIGVNVKTGDVFPSSFTHKGPAEELRSARTFTGGQMADIYDSSRGMVKIGPCKWSPNLDIAFWLSQNDDTILKYLSTSPMAEPPHFVQHMKSTIRFLLEHPNSDSLFPGSQPQLYHRAQTGDWERAV